A portion of the Cellulophaga algicola DSM 14237 genome contains these proteins:
- the rplA gene encoding 50S ribosomal protein L1 yields the protein MAKLTKNQKEALSKIDKNKIYSLAEGSALIKEITKAKFDASVELAVRLGVDPRKANQMVRGVVTLPHGTGKDVKVLALVTPDKEAEAKEAGADFVGLDEYLEKIKGGWTDVDVIITMPSVMGKLGPLGRVLGPRGLMPNPKTGTVTMDVAKAVAEVKAGKIDFKVDKTGIVHAAIGKVSFSEDKIYENAKELIDTLNKLKPTASKGIYIKSIFMSSTMSPSVQLDTKSV from the coding sequence ATGGCAAAATTAACGAAAAATCAAAAAGAAGCGCTTTCTAAGATTGATAAGAATAAAATCTATTCTTTAGCTGAAGGGTCTGCTTTGATAAAAGAAATCACAAAAGCAAAATTTGATGCATCTGTTGAACTCGCTGTTCGTTTAGGAGTAGATCCTAGAAAAGCGAATCAAATGGTGCGTGGTGTAGTTACTTTACCTCACGGTACAGGTAAGGATGTAAAAGTTCTTGCTTTGGTAACTCCAGATAAAGAAGCAGAAGCTAAAGAAGCTGGTGCTGATTTTGTAGGTTTAGATGAGTATTTAGAAAAAATTAAAGGCGGTTGGACAGATGTTGATGTTATCATCACTATGCCAAGTGTTATGGGTAAATTAGGTCCTTTAGGTAGAGTATTAGGTCCTAGAGGTTTAATGCCTAACCCTAAAACAGGAACAGTAACTATGGATGTAGCGAAAGCTGTAGCTGAAGTTAAAGCTGGTAAAATTGACTTTAAAGTTGATAAAACTGGTATTGTTCATGCTGCAATTGGTAAAGTTTCATTTTCAGAAGATAAAATCTACGAAAATGCTAAAGAACTTATTGATACTTTAAATAAGTTGAAACCAACTGCTTCAAAGGGTATTTATATTAAGAGTATTTTCATGTCTAGTACGATGAGTCCTAGTGTGCAATTAGATACTAAATCAGTTTAA
- the rplK gene encoding 50S ribosomal protein L11 has translation MAKEISKVVKLQVRGGAANPSPPVGPALGAAGVNIMEFCKQFNARTQDKQGKVLPVAITVYKDKSFDFVVKTPPAAVQLMEAAKIKKGSGEPNRVKNGNVSWDQIKTIAEDKMVDLNAFTINSAMSMVAGTARSMGLKVSGTRPF, from the coding sequence ATGGCAAAAGAAATTAGTAAAGTAGTTAAACTACAAGTTAGGGGAGGTGCAGCGAATCCGTCGCCACCGGTTGGACCCGCTTTAGGTGCTGCCGGTGTTAACATCATGGAGTTCTGTAAGCAATTTAATGCACGTACGCAGGACAAACAGGGTAAAGTTTTACCTGTTGCTATCACCGTATACAAGGATAAGTCGTTTGACTTCGTTGTAAAGACACCGCCGGCGGCAGTTCAGCTTATGGAAGCGGCTAAGATTAAAAAAGGATCAGGTGAACCTAACCGAGTTAAGAACGGAAACGTATCTTGGGATCAAATTAAGACTATCGCTGAAGATAAAATGGTAGATCTTAATGCATTTACAATCAATTCTGCGATGAGCATGGTTGCTGGTACTGCAAGATCTATGGGTTTGAAGGTTTCAGGAACTAGACCTTTTTAA
- the rpoB gene encoding DNA-directed RNA polymerase subunit beta → MVTNQTERINFASAKNIPNYPDFLDIQVKSFQDFFQLETKSDERGDEGLYNTFQENFPITDTRNQFVLEFLDYFIDPPRYSIQECIERGLTHSVPLKARLKLYCTDPEHEDFETIVQDVYLGTIPYMTPSGTFVINGAERVVVSQLHRSPGVFFGQSFHANGTKLYSARVIPFKGSWIEFATDINGVMYAYIDRKKKLPVTTLFRAIGFESDKDILEIFDLSEEVKVSVAGLKKVLGRKLAARVLNTWHEDFVDEDTGEVVSIERNEIVLDRDTILEKEHIEQIVDADVKTVLLHKESAAQSDYGIIHNTLQKDPTNSEKEAVEHIYRQLRNAEPPDEETARGIIDKLFFSDQRYNLGEVGRYRMNKKLGLDIGMDKQVLTKEDIITIIKYLIELINSKAEIDDIDHLSNRRVRTVGEQLSQQFGVGLARMARTIRERMNVRDNEVFTPIDLINAKTLSSVINSFFGTNQLSQFMDQTNPLAEITHKRRLSALGPGGLSRERAGFEVRDVHYTHYGRLCPIETPEGPNIGLISSLAVFSKVNSMGFLETPYRKVENGKVDIQNFGYLSAEEEEGMKIAQANIPMDEEGNITAEKVIAREEGDFPVVDPSEIQYTDVAPNQIASISASLIPFLEHDDANRALMGSNMMRQAVPLLKPQAPIVGTGLERQVASDSRVLINAEGDGVIQYVDSLMITIKYDRTEEERLVSFEDDSKTYELVKFRKTNQGTSINLKPIVRKGDKVRKGQVLCEGYATENGELALGRNLKVAFMPWKGYNFEDAIVISEKVVREDIFTSIHVDEYSLEVRDTKLGAEELTNDIPNVSEEATKDLDENGMIRIGAEVKPGDILIGKITPKGESDPTPEEKLLRAIFGDKAGDVKDASLKASPSLRGVVIDKKLFSRSVKDKRKRSEDKEAISNLELEYEVKFQQLKDVLIEKLFNLVNGKTSQGVLNDLGEEVLPKGKKYTMKMLNAVDDFAHLVGGLWTTDKDNNNLVTDLLHNYKIKLNDLQGNLRRDKFTISVGDELPAGIMKLAKVYVAKKRKLKVGDKMAGRHGNKGIVSRIVRHEDMPFLEDGTPVDIVLNPLGVPSRMNIGQIYETVLGWAGLKLGKKYATPIFDGASLDQINAYTDEAGIPRFGHTYLYDGGTGQRFDQPATVGVIYMLKLGHMVDDKMHARSIGPYSLITQQPLGGKAQFGGQRFGEMEVWALEAYGASATLREILTVKSDDVVGRAKTYEAIVKGETMPEPGLPESFNVLMHELKGLGLDIRLEE, encoded by the coding sequence ATGGTTACAAATCAGACTGAGAGAATAAATTTCGCATCCGCTAAGAACATTCCGAATTATCCGGATTTCTTGGACATTCAGGTGAAGTCGTTTCAAGATTTTTTTCAATTAGAAACTAAATCTGACGAAAGGGGAGATGAAGGACTATATAATACATTTCAAGAGAATTTTCCTATTACAGATACTAGAAACCAGTTCGTATTAGAGTTCCTTGATTATTTTATTGATCCTCCTCGTTATTCTATACAAGAATGTATAGAGCGTGGTCTTACCCATAGCGTTCCGCTAAAAGCAAGATTAAAATTATATTGTACTGATCCGGAACATGAGGATTTCGAAACTATTGTTCAGGATGTATATTTAGGTACTATCCCTTATATGACGCCAAGTGGTACTTTTGTTATCAATGGTGCAGAGCGTGTTGTTGTATCACAATTACACAGATCACCAGGTGTTTTCTTTGGACAATCATTCCATGCAAATGGAACAAAATTATATTCTGCGAGAGTTATTCCTTTTAAAGGATCTTGGATAGAATTTGCAACTGATATCAATGGCGTTATGTATGCTTACATTGATAGAAAGAAAAAATTACCTGTTACTACACTTTTTAGAGCCATTGGTTTTGAAAGTGATAAAGATATATTAGAGATTTTTGACCTTTCTGAAGAGGTTAAAGTTTCTGTAGCGGGACTTAAAAAAGTGCTAGGTCGTAAATTAGCGGCAAGAGTATTAAATACTTGGCATGAAGATTTCGTAGATGAAGATACTGGTGAGGTAGTATCTATTGAAAGAAATGAAATTGTTTTAGATCGTGATACTATTTTAGAAAAAGAACACATTGAGCAGATTGTTGATGCTGATGTTAAAACGGTTCTTTTACATAAAGAAAGTGCTGCTCAATCTGATTATGGTATCATTCATAATACACTACAAAAAGATCCTACCAATTCTGAAAAGGAAGCAGTAGAACATATATACCGTCAATTACGTAACGCTGAGCCGCCAGATGAGGAAACAGCAAGAGGTATTATTGATAAATTATTCTTTTCTGATCAACGTTATAACTTAGGTGAAGTTGGTCGTTACAGAATGAATAAGAAATTAGGTTTAGATATTGGAATGGACAAGCAGGTCTTGACTAAAGAAGATATCATTACTATTATTAAATATTTAATTGAGTTAATTAATTCAAAAGCTGAAATTGATGATATTGATCACTTGTCTAACCGTCGTGTTAGAACCGTGGGTGAGCAATTATCACAACAGTTTGGTGTTGGTTTAGCACGTATGGCTAGAACAATTCGTGAGCGTATGAATGTACGTGACAACGAAGTGTTTACACCTATCGATTTAATTAATGCTAAGACATTATCATCAGTTATTAATTCTTTCTTTGGAACAAACCAGTTGTCTCAATTTATGGATCAAACGAATCCATTAGCTGAGATTACGCACAAGAGAAGATTATCTGCTCTTGGGCCAGGTGGTTTATCAAGAGAAAGAGCAGGTTTCGAAGTACGTGATGTTCACTATACACACTATGGTAGATTATGTCCTATTGAAACTCCTGAAGGGCCAAACATTGGTTTGATTTCTTCATTAGCCGTTTTTTCTAAAGTTAACTCTATGGGCTTCTTGGAAACTCCATATAGAAAAGTAGAAAATGGTAAAGTTGATATTCAAAACTTTGGCTATTTAAGTGCAGAGGAAGAAGAAGGAATGAAAATTGCGCAAGCAAACATTCCAATGGATGAAGAAGGTAATATTACCGCTGAGAAAGTTATTGCAAGAGAAGAAGGAGATTTCCCAGTTGTGGATCCATCTGAAATTCAATATACAGATGTTGCGCCTAATCAAATTGCATCTATTTCTGCATCGCTTATTCCATTCTTGGAACATGATGATGCGAACAGAGCATTGATGGGATCAAACATGATGCGTCAAGCAGTTCCTTTATTAAAACCTCAAGCGCCGATTGTTGGTACTGGATTAGAGCGTCAAGTTGCTTCTGATTCTAGAGTATTGATTAATGCTGAAGGAGATGGAGTTATACAGTATGTAGATTCTCTTATGATTACTATTAAGTATGATAGAACAGAAGAAGAGCGTTTAGTAAGTTTTGAAGATGATTCTAAAACTTATGAACTTGTTAAATTTAGAAAAACTAACCAAGGAACAAGTATCAACTTAAAACCTATCGTAAGAAAAGGTGATAAAGTTAGAAAAGGTCAAGTACTTTGTGAAGGGTATGCAACTGAAAATGGAGAGTTAGCTTTAGGTAGAAACCTTAAGGTAGCCTTCATGCCATGGAAAGGGTATAACTTTGAGGATGCAATTGTAATTTCTGAAAAAGTGGTTCGTGAAGATATATTCACCTCTATCCACGTTGATGAATATTCTTTAGAAGTTAGAGATACTAAATTAGGTGCAGAAGAATTAACTAATGATATACCAAACGTTTCAGAAGAGGCTACAAAAGACTTAGATGAAAATGGTATGATAAGAATTGGTGCTGAAGTAAAACCTGGTGATATTTTAATTGGTAAGATTACTCCAAAAGGAGAATCTGATCCTACTCCAGAAGAAAAATTACTTCGTGCTATATTTGGTGATAAAGCTGGTGATGTAAAAGATGCGTCTTTAAAAGCTTCACCATCATTAAGAGGTGTTGTAATTGATAAGAAATTATTCTCTCGTTCTGTAAAAGATAAGAGAAAACGTTCTGAGGATAAAGAAGCAATTTCTAATTTAGAATTAGAATACGAAGTTAAATTCCAACAATTAAAAGATGTTTTAATTGAGAAATTATTTAACCTAGTAAATGGTAAAACTTCTCAAGGTGTATTAAATGACCTTGGTGAAGAAGTACTTCCAAAAGGAAAGAAATATACCATGAAGATGCTTAATGCTGTAGACGATTTTGCTCACTTAGTTGGTGGACTTTGGACTACGGATAAGGATAATAATAACTTGGTTACAGATTTATTACACAACTATAAAATTAAACTTAATGACCTTCAGGGTAACCTAAGAAGAGATAAGTTTACGATTTCGGTTGGTGATGAGCTGCCAGCAGGTATTATGAAATTAGCTAAGGTTTATGTTGCTAAAAAACGTAAATTAAAAGTTGGTGATAAAATGGCAGGACGTCACGGAAACAAAGGTATCGTTTCTAGAATCGTACGTCATGAAGACATGCCTTTCTTAGAAGATGGTACACCAGTAGATATCGTGTTGAACCCATTAGGGGTGCCTTCTCGTATGAACATTGGTCAGATTTATGAAACTGTTCTTGGTTGGGCAGGTCTTAAATTAGGAAAGAAATATGCAACGCCAATTTTTGACGGTGCTAGTCTTGATCAAATCAATGCTTACACAGATGAAGCTGGTATTCCTAGATTTGGACATACCTATCTTTATGATGGTGGTACAGGACAACGTTTCGATCAACCTGCGACAGTTGGTGTTATCTACATGTTGAAATTAGGTCATATGGTAGATGATAAGATGCATGCTCGTTCAATCGGACCATACTCATTAATTACACAACAACCATTAGGTGGTAAAGCACAATTTGGGGGTCAACGTTTTGGAGAGATGGAAGTTTGGGCACTAGAAGCATATGGAGCATCTGCAACTTTACGAGAAATATTAACAGTTAAGTCTGATGATGTTGTTGGTAGAGCTAAAACATATGAAGCTATTGTAAAAGGAGAGACAATGCCAGAACCTGGTTTACCAGAATCTTTCAATGTATTAATGCATGAACTTAAGGGATTAGGTTTAGATATTAGGCTGGAAGAGTAG
- the rplJ gene encoding 50S ribosomal protein L10: protein MTREEKLNVIEDLTAKLGDATTIYLADISGLDAVTTSDLRRACFKANIKLAVVKNTLLAKAMDASDKDFGELPDVLKGSTSLMFAETGNGPAKLIKAFRAKTKDKPLLKGAFVEEAVYIGDDQLEALVNIKSKEEVIGDIISLLQSPAKNVISGLKSGGGKIAGILKTLSER from the coding sequence ATGACAAGAGAAGAAAAATTAAACGTAATAGAAGATTTAACTGCGAAATTAGGTGATGCTACTACAATATACTTAGCTGATATATCTGGTTTAGATGCAGTTACTACTTCAGATTTAAGAAGAGCTTGTTTTAAAGCTAATATTAAATTAGCTGTAGTTAAAAATACCTTGCTTGCTAAAGCAATGGACGCTTCTGATAAAGACTTCGGAGAACTTCCTGATGTTCTTAAGGGTAGTACTTCTTTAATGTTTGCAGAAACTGGTAACGGTCCTGCAAAATTGATAAAAGCTTTTAGAGCTAAAACTAAAGACAAACCATTATTAAAAGGTGCTTTTGTAGAAGAGGCAGTTTATATTGGTGACGATCAATTAGAAGCTTTAGTTAATATCAAATCTAAAGAAGAAGTTATTGGTGATATTATCTCTTTACTTCAGTCTCCGGCTAAGAATGTTATTTCTGGTCTTAAGTCTGGTGGTGGTAAAATTGCTGGTATTCTTAAAACTTTATCAGAAAGATAA
- the rplL gene encoding 50S ribosomal protein L7/L12 yields the protein MADLKDFAEQLVNLTVKEVNELANILKDEYGIEPAAAAVAVAAGGGDAAVAEEQTEFDVILKAAGASKLAVVKLVKELTGLGLKEAKDIVDSAPKAIKEGISKDEAEGILKSLEEAGAEVELK from the coding sequence ATGGCAGATTTAAAAGATTTCGCAGAACAATTAGTTAACTTAACAGTAAAAGAAGTTAATGAATTAGCTAATATATTAAAAGATGAGTACGGTATCGAACCTGCTGCTGCTGCTGTTGCAGTTGCTGCTGGTGGTGGTGATGCTGCTGTTGCTGAAGAGCAAACAGAATTTGATGTTATCTTAAAAGCAGCTGGTGCTTCTAAGTTAGCAGTTGTTAAATTGGTTAAAGAATTAACTGGTTTAGGTTTAAAAGAAGCTAAGGATATCGTTGATAGCGCACCAAAAGCAATCAAAGAAGGTATCTCTAAAGATGAAGCAGAAGGAATTCTTAAGTCATTAGAAGAAGCTGGAGCAGAAGTTGAGCTTAAATAG